In the Chromatiales bacterium genome, one interval contains:
- a CDS encoding TIGR03749 family integrating conjugative element protein, whose protein sequence is MVHAESEVTERIEWNRTPIQLDLKVGHERLVHFPGAIKVAVPASLQPLLRTQSVNGTVYFLASAPFDATRVMVRSIDGGQMFLFDVSATQEGGQTHPVQVYVKTNGEGHAETTDSSLASHDATAQYSYVALTRFAAQQLYAPARLVQDWPGIVRVPVMHGPVSLLYGGAIDATPLMAWRAGALYVTAVKLTNRTDQPQTLDPRNLRGTWLTATFQHNRLLAAGSEADTTAVYLISARPFEAAR, encoded by the coding sequence ATGGTCCATGCCGAGTCGGAAGTCACCGAGCGCATCGAGTGGAACAGGACGCCCATCCAGCTCGATCTCAAGGTCGGCCACGAACGTTTGGTGCATTTTCCGGGTGCGATCAAAGTAGCTGTGCCGGCATCCCTGCAGCCGTTGCTGCGTACTCAAAGCGTCAACGGAACCGTTTACTTCCTCGCTAGCGCACCGTTCGATGCCACCCGTGTCATGGTACGCAGCATCGACGGTGGCCAGATGTTTCTCTTCGATGTGTCCGCGACTCAAGAGGGCGGCCAGACCCATCCCGTGCAGGTGTACGTGAAGACGAACGGTGAGGGTCACGCCGAGACGACGGATTCATCCCTGGCGAGTCATGACGCAACGGCGCAATACAGCTACGTTGCCCTGACCCGGTTCGCGGCTCAGCAGCTCTATGCACCCGCGCGCCTCGTCCAGGATTGGCCGGGCATCGTCCGTGTGCCGGTAATGCACGGGCCAGTCAGCTTGCTGTACGGGGGCGCGATCGATGCAACACCGTTGATGGCCTGGCGGGCCGGGGCGCTGTATGTCACGGCCGTCAAATTGACCAACCGCACCGATCAGCCGCAGACACTGGATCCGCGCAACCTGCGTGGTACCTGGCTGACCGCAACCTTTCAGCACAACCGCCTGTTGGCCGCCGGCAGTGAGGCGGACACCACGGCGGTGTATCTGATCTCGGCGCGACCGTTCGAGGCCGCAAGGTAA
- a CDS encoding TIGR03752 family integrating conjugative element protein, whose protein sequence is MAIATSNRLLPIIAGVVVLMLVFVTLKSCSNGVDDQIVMEAVPQAPVPDADTPADTIKTLTANVAAMTAEVKALRQDNATLRNENQRLLSSRAQIEENVATRVKRELLSREKDKTAQDRLDSSVLSSLTARVDALSQSLSPGKSTKGASDIPVGLGFDGGGAGVPTASGLVWIDPLDAMDEDTSGAKGTGLLHQVRQSTGGALSTAREQTGNIARELEMVHPVYTVPRNATLIGSTAMTALVGRVPIQGQVRDPMPFKVITGADNLAANGLTVPGVQGMVWSGTAIGDWTLSCVTGRLDSVTFVFDDGTIRTISSDDRGGQSGGNKRPLGWISDQQGIPCISGERKTNAPAFLTQRIGVMAIQAAADAAAAAETTTVVSDSGAASNNVTGDAGTYVLGKTIAGGSDEVAKWLLERQSQSFDAVFVPAGASLAIHVDVELPIDLDLKGRKLDHAKAINPYQRTRLD, encoded by the coding sequence ATGGCCATCGCAACCAGCAATCGACTGTTACCGATCATCGCCGGCGTCGTGGTGCTCATGCTGGTGTTCGTCACCCTCAAGTCATGCTCGAACGGCGTGGATGACCAGATCGTGATGGAGGCCGTGCCGCAGGCGCCGGTGCCGGACGCCGACACGCCCGCCGACACCATCAAGACCCTGACCGCGAACGTCGCGGCGATGACCGCCGAGGTCAAAGCCTTGCGGCAGGACAACGCGACACTGCGCAATGAGAACCAACGTCTGCTGAGCAGTCGCGCGCAGATCGAGGAGAACGTGGCCACGCGGGTCAAGCGCGAACTGTTGTCGCGCGAGAAAGACAAAACCGCGCAGGATCGCCTGGATTCCAGTGTGCTGTCGTCGCTGACGGCACGGGTGGATGCCTTGTCGCAATCGCTATCGCCGGGGAAGTCGACAAAGGGCGCCAGCGACATCCCGGTCGGACTGGGTTTCGACGGTGGCGGGGCAGGGGTGCCGACCGCCAGCGGCCTGGTCTGGATCGATCCGCTGGATGCCATGGATGAAGATACAAGCGGCGCGAAAGGAACCGGGCTGTTGCACCAGGTGCGCCAGTCCACCGGTGGTGCGCTGAGTACCGCCCGCGAGCAGACAGGCAATATCGCCCGTGAGTTGGAGATGGTGCATCCGGTCTACACGGTCCCGCGCAACGCCACGCTTATCGGCTCGACGGCCATGACGGCCCTGGTCGGACGGGTTCCGATACAAGGACAAGTGCGCGACCCCATGCCGTTCAAGGTGATCACCGGGGCCGACAATCTCGCCGCCAACGGTCTCACCGTGCCCGGCGTGCAGGGGATGGTATGGAGCGGTACGGCCATCGGCGACTGGACGCTGTCCTGCGTCACCGGCAGGCTCGACTCGGTGACCTTCGTGTTCGACGACGGCACCATCCGCACGATCTCCAGCGATGACCGCGGCGGTCAGTCCGGCGGCAACAAGCGGCCCCTGGGCTGGATCTCGGATCAGCAGGGTATCCCCTGCATCAGTGGGGAACGCAAGACCAACGCCCCGGCGTTTCTCACCCAGCGTATCGGCGTGATGGCCATTCAGGCAGCCGCCGATGCAGCGGCCGCGGCCGAGACCACAACGGTCGTCAGTGACAGCGGCGCGGCGAGCAACAATGTCACCGGCGATGCCGGCACCTACGTGCTCGGCAAGACCATCGCCGGCGGTAGCGACGAGGTTGCCAAGTGGCTCCTGGAACGTCAGTCGCAGAGCTTCGACGCGGTGTTCGTGCCGGCAGGTGCTAGCCTCGCCATCCACGTCGACGTGGAGCTCCCCATCGATCTCGATCTAAAAGGCAGGAAACTCGATCATGCGAAAGCCATTAACCCTTATCAGCGCACTCGGCTTGATTAG
- a CDS encoding TIGR03751 family conjugal transfer lipoprotein, producing MRKPLTLISALGLISLVLGGCASTKDAVLPQDGPPMKTIYEQHMRESGANDPMAVRQALGDRPLVDGDGSLHGYTREAHNEIDTTFARLPNPSLVMYVFPHLAGDEQVPVPGYVTTFPMYERVEYALPGEVPANLQRK from the coding sequence ATGCGAAAGCCATTAACCCTTATCAGCGCACTCGGCTTGATTAGTCTCGTGCTGGGCGGCTGTGCCAGTACCAAGGACGCCGTGTTGCCACAGGACGGCCCGCCCATGAAGACGATCTACGAGCAGCACATGCGCGAGTCGGGTGCGAACGATCCCATGGCGGTGCGCCAGGCGCTGGGCGATCGTCCCCTCGTCGACGGTGACGGCTCGCTCCATGGCTACACCCGCGAGGCCCACAATGAGATCGACACCACCTTTGCCCGGCTGCCGAATCCGAGTCTGGTGATGTACGTGTTTCCGCACCTGGCCGGTGACGAGCAGGTGCCGGTGCCAGGTTACGTGACGACCTTTCCGATGTATGAGCGGGTCGAGTACGCGCTGCCCGGCGAAGTGCCGGCCAACCTGCAGCGGAAATGA
- a CDS encoding conjugative transfer ATPase, translated as MNMAKSLASDSAKKAHDPAQAPLTTAEVKRLYDRPPSFTDLLPWVEYDPDSRTFLLEDGVSVGVLFEIIPAGTEARTPEFMRQLRDAIQTALTDAIPEEDDAPWILQVYVQDEPSLKEFQKEVAAYAQPSARDSTFTRHYQDTFAQHLARITRPGGLFEDTAVTGTHWRGQVRRVRATLYRRMKVKGKMPTAVEVEEAMNDVATKWVASLASAGIHARRGTGKDLYEWLLKWFNPKPAIADGDPDKLLEIAPYPGDADLPFGYDLAERLTLTMPRSDNETATWWFDGLPHTVVTIQGLRRAPEVGHMTAERQAGDHVFSLFDRLPEHTVMVLTLTLKPQDFTRNHIAQVKRAAVGDSAEAALTREDAELVEREMAQGNKLYPVSIAFYVRGDNPKALRANVNQLNAILLPNGLQPILQEADLLALDSYIRNLPMAYDVSLDKSSRRSRLVFSSHTANLLPLYGRSKGTGHPGLVFFNRGAEPLAFDPLHRADRKKNAHMLILGPTGAGKSALLVYLLQQMAAVYRPRIFIIEAGGSFSLLGQHFQAHDVSVNQVTLNPNVDVSLPPFADAIRVLDKEHRVRLGKEPDDLVDDDDEVEDEGGGRDILGEMEIAARIMITGGDEREDARVSRADRLLIRNAIFLAAKTVKESGRDQVITEDVVSALHAIGRDQSLPEHRRNRAIEMGDGMALFCSGLAGHFFNRPGTRWPEADVTVLEMGMLAREGYEDQLTVAYISMMSHINDLVERHQHDARPTLVVTDEGHIITTNPLLARYVVKITKMWRKLGAWFWIATQNLEDFPDASRKMLNMMEWWMCLVMPKEEVEQIARFKDLTDVQRSLLQSARKEPGKYVEGVVLSDNLEALFRNVPPPLSLALAMTEKHEKAERAAIMRERNCSELEAVYAIAEQIAESRRG; from the coding sequence ATGAACATGGCGAAGTCTCTCGCTAGCGATTCAGCCAAGAAGGCACACGATCCGGCGCAAGCGCCGTTGACCACGGCGGAAGTCAAGCGCTTGTACGATCGCCCGCCGTCTTTCACTGATCTGCTGCCCTGGGTCGAGTACGATCCGGACAGCCGCACCTTCTTGTTGGAAGACGGAGTCAGTGTGGGCGTCTTGTTCGAGATCATCCCGGCGGGCACCGAGGCCCGCACCCCGGAGTTCATGCGGCAACTGCGTGATGCCATCCAGACTGCACTCACCGATGCCATTCCCGAAGAAGATGACGCGCCGTGGATCTTGCAGGTCTACGTGCAGGACGAGCCGAGCCTGAAAGAATTCCAGAAGGAAGTCGCAGCCTATGCGCAGCCGAGCGCCAGGGACAGCACGTTCACCCGGCACTACCAGGACACGTTTGCGCAGCACCTGGCGCGGATCACCCGTCCCGGGGGGCTGTTCGAGGACACCGCCGTAACCGGAACCCATTGGCGGGGACAGGTGCGCCGTGTGCGCGCGACGCTCTATCGGCGTATGAAGGTCAAAGGCAAGATGCCGACGGCGGTCGAAGTGGAAGAAGCGATGAACGACGTGGCGACCAAGTGGGTCGCCTCACTGGCCTCGGCCGGCATTCACGCGCGGCGTGGCACCGGCAAGGATCTCTACGAGTGGTTGTTGAAGTGGTTCAATCCGAAACCGGCGATCGCCGATGGCGATCCCGACAAGCTGTTGGAGATCGCCCCGTATCCGGGCGACGCGGACCTCCCGTTCGGCTACGACCTGGCCGAACGGCTCACACTCACCATGCCGCGCTCGGACAATGAAACCGCCACCTGGTGGTTCGATGGTCTGCCGCATACCGTAGTCACGATCCAGGGATTACGGCGGGCGCCAGAGGTCGGGCACATGACCGCCGAGCGCCAGGCAGGCGACCATGTCTTCTCGCTGTTCGATCGTCTACCGGAACACACCGTGATGGTGCTCACCCTGACGCTCAAGCCGCAGGATTTCACCCGTAACCACATCGCCCAGGTCAAGCGGGCCGCGGTGGGCGACTCCGCCGAAGCGGCGTTGACACGCGAGGATGCAGAGCTCGTGGAGCGGGAGATGGCGCAGGGCAATAAGCTCTACCCGGTGAGCATCGCCTTCTACGTGCGCGGCGATAATCCCAAGGCCCTGCGCGCCAACGTCAATCAACTGAATGCAATACTGCTGCCCAACGGCCTGCAGCCGATCCTGCAGGAAGCGGATCTCCTCGCGCTGGACAGCTACATTCGCAATCTGCCCATGGCCTATGACGTGTCGCTGGACAAGTCCAGCCGCCGCTCACGCCTGGTCTTCTCCAGTCACACCGCGAATCTGCTGCCCCTGTACGGCCGCTCGAAGGGAACCGGTCACCCGGGGCTGGTGTTCTTCAACCGCGGCGCCGAGCCGCTGGCCTTCGATCCGCTGCACCGGGCCGACCGCAAGAAGAACGCCCACATGCTGATCCTCGGGCCTACCGGGGCGGGCAAGTCGGCGCTGCTGGTCTACCTGCTGCAACAGATGGCCGCGGTGTACCGCCCGCGCATCTTCATCATCGAGGCCGGCGGGTCGTTCTCGCTGCTGGGTCAGCACTTCCAGGCTCACGACGTCTCCGTCAACCAGGTCACCTTGAACCCGAACGTGGACGTGAGTCTGCCGCCGTTCGCGGATGCCATACGCGTGCTGGACAAGGAACACCGTGTGCGTCTCGGCAAAGAACCGGATGACTTGGTCGACGACGATGACGAGGTCGAAGACGAGGGCGGCGGTCGAGATATTCTTGGCGAGATGGAAATCGCCGCCCGGATCATGATCACCGGCGGGGACGAGCGCGAAGACGCCCGCGTGAGCCGGGCCGATCGACTGCTCATCCGCAACGCCATCTTCTTGGCCGCCAAGACCGTGAAGGAGAGTGGGCGAGACCAGGTAATCACCGAGGACGTGGTCAGTGCCTTGCACGCCATCGGACGGGATCAAAGCCTGCCCGAGCACCGGCGCAACCGGGCGATCGAGATGGGCGACGGCATGGCGCTGTTCTGCTCCGGTCTCGCCGGCCACTTTTTCAACCGGCCCGGCACCCGCTGGCCGGAGGCCGACGTCACCGTCTTGGAAATGGGCATGCTGGCGCGCGAAGGCTACGAGGATCAGCTCACCGTGGCCTACATCTCCATGATGAGCCACATCAACGACCTGGTGGAGCGCCACCAGCACGACGCCCGACCCACACTGGTGGTAACCGACGAAGGTCACATCATCACCACCAATCCGCTGTTGGCTCGCTACGTGGTCAAGATCACCAAGATGTGGCGCAAGCTCGGCGCCTGGTTCTGGATCGCCACCCAGAACCTTGAGGACTTCCCCGACGCCAGCCGCAAGATGCTCAACATGATGGAGTGGTGGATGTGCTTGGTCATGCCCAAAGAGGAAGTCGAGCAGATCGCACGCTTCAAGGACCTGACCGACGTGCAACGCAGTCTGCTGCAATCGGCCCGCAAGGAACCCGGCAAGTACGTCGAAGGCGTGGTGCTCTCCGATAACCTGGAAGCTCTGTTCCGCAACGTACCGCCGCCACTATCCCTGGCACTCGCCATGACCGAGAAACACGAGAAGGCGGAGCGCGCGGCAATCATGCGCGAACGCAACTGCAGCGAGCTCGAGGCGGTTTATGCTATTGCGGAGCAGATTGCTGAGAGTCGCCGCGGATAG
- a CDS encoding nucleoside 2-deoxyribosyltransferase, with protein MRIVGGIYNERSIFPEDDVIYGSGGRAAAALSLMNPDITLTSFVGENRRHDIEYHVKEIWNLNLDAFAVPEIVSFTYYHGLSSPIIRPTRLPVDDAPEIRVSDDIILQFGMLEGKAVVNGRRVIYDPQNPERPERFDANGSAAQELAYVLNRGEAYKLTGQDDIARAAKILLDQPCVVVVVVKSGANGAKVYTATTTDHVAAYATNNVWPIGSGDVFAAVFAHFWGTENSSPAEAARYASRAAALYCGRKQIPLRREVLTGADFIFPLLEPSRKPSDAMIYLAGPFFTMSQLWLVEEARTALLSAGFKVFSPYHDVGIGNADKVVPADIQGIEDADVMLALCDGLDAGTLFEIGYAVKKGLPVVAFGEQTTDEAMKMLYGTKCKVFRDFTSAIYHAQWEALA; from the coding sequence ATGAGAATCGTTGGCGGCATCTACAATGAGCGGTCCATCTTTCCTGAAGATGATGTTATATACGGCAGTGGCGGACGTGCAGCGGCGGCCCTGAGTCTTATGAACCCCGACATCACTCTGACGAGCTTTGTAGGGGAGAATAGGCGGCACGATATCGAATACCATGTAAAGGAAATTTGGAATCTCAATTTGGATGCTTTTGCTGTGCCCGAAATTGTGTCCTTCACTTACTACCACGGGCTCTCTTCCCCGATAATCAGGCCTACACGATTACCTGTAGACGATGCGCCAGAGATAAGAGTCTCAGACGACATTATCCTTCAATTCGGTATGCTGGAGGGAAAGGCGGTCGTAAATGGAAGAAGGGTTATATACGATCCTCAGAATCCCGAGAGACCCGAACGTTTCGATGCTAATGGTTCAGCAGCGCAGGAATTAGCCTATGTATTGAATCGGGGAGAAGCATACAAGCTAACAGGTCAGGACGATATCGCCCGAGCAGCCAAAATACTACTGGATCAGCCTTGTGTAGTAGTCGTAGTGGTCAAATCCGGGGCGAATGGTGCCAAAGTCTATACGGCAACAACGACTGATCACGTAGCGGCTTATGCTACAAATAATGTTTGGCCGATTGGCTCAGGTGATGTGTTCGCGGCAGTATTCGCGCATTTCTGGGGAACTGAGAATAGCTCACCAGCGGAAGCCGCTCGATATGCATCCAGGGCTGCGGCGTTGTATTGTGGTCGGAAGCAGATCCCACTTCGTCGTGAGGTCCTTACGGGCGCGGATTTCATATTTCCACTCCTCGAGCCCTCTCGAAAACCTTCGGATGCAATGATCTATCTCGCGGGACCTTTTTTCACAATGAGCCAGCTCTGGCTTGTCGAGGAGGCGAGGACAGCTCTTCTGAGCGCTGGTTTCAAGGTGTTCTCTCCATATCATGATGTAGGTATCGGTAATGCTGACAAGGTAGTTCCTGCTGATATACAAGGCATAGAAGACGCGGATGTGATGCTTGCTTTATGCGACGGACTTGACGCCGGAACATTATTTGAGATTGGTTACGCTGTAAAGAAGGGGCTCCCAGTCGTTGCTTTTGGTGAACAGACAACGGATGAAGCGATGAAGATGCTATACGGAACAAAGTGTAAGGTGTTTCGTGATTTTACCAGCGCCATCTACCATGCGCAGTGGGAGGCGCTCGCGTGA
- a CDS encoding 7-cyano-7-deazaguanine synthase, translating into MSKVGLLLSGGMDSFALTYQERPDIAVTIDYGQRPAAAEIRAARILTDRLGIQHVTISVDLSALGSGDLAGTPAIEDAPASDWWPYRNQALITLAAMRLIPNGVKRLLIATVGTDSVHRDGTKEFIRTISDLLSMQEGAMLVGAPAIDMSTADLVNQSGIPYSLLAWAHSCHTSNIACGQCRGCVKHREVVAELGYAEA; encoded by the coding sequence GTGAGTAAGGTCGGTTTGCTGCTTTCTGGAGGAATGGACTCATTCGCCTTGACCTATCAGGAGAGACCCGATATTGCAGTGACTATTGACTACGGTCAGAGGCCTGCTGCAGCCGAGATTCGTGCCGCTAGAATTCTCACTGATCGTTTAGGTATTCAGCACGTAACCATTTCAGTAGATCTGAGTGCCCTCGGCTCGGGAGACCTTGCTGGTACTCCAGCTATTGAGGACGCGCCTGCAAGCGATTGGTGGCCATACCGAAATCAAGCATTGATTACGCTTGCAGCCATGCGTTTGATTCCAAATGGAGTCAAACGCTTGTTAATCGCCACTGTCGGGACTGATTCAGTCCATCGTGACGGGACAAAAGAATTCATACGAACGATTAGTGATCTCTTGTCTATGCAAGAAGGGGCGATGTTGGTGGGCGCGCCAGCAATTGACATGTCAACAGCAGATCTCGTAAATCAATCTGGTATTCCATATTCACTGCTTGCCTGGGCGCATTCATGTCACACCAGTAACATTGCTTGCGGACAGTGCCGCGGTTGTGTCAAGCATCGGGAGGTTGTCGCAGAACTTGGTTATGCCGAAGCCTAG
- a CDS encoding DNA adenine methylase translates to MHYPGGKAKTFHHVINLIPPHRVYIEPFLGLGSVMKAKKRAETEFGIDLDKRAHEMSNLKDIGVQLIHDDGIGFLENYPFEGHEVVYCDPPYHPETRKRDRVYKFDLGHYDHIRFLNLVIHLNARIIISGYDNDIYRQYLNDWHVYTYSSKAHDGLREEYLWYNFPRPSELHDYRYLGSNFRERQTIQRRLKRMKRRLEELTAQERSLLLDWLTIRENPGAD, encoded by the coding sequence ATGCATTATCCCGGTGGAAAAGCGAAGACCTTTCATCATGTGATTAATCTCATCCCTCCGCACAGGGTTTATATAGAACCCTTCCTAGGGTTAGGTTCAGTGATGAAGGCAAAGAAGCGTGCCGAAACTGAATTCGGTATCGATTTGGATAAGCGTGCTCACGAAATGTCGAATCTAAAGGACATAGGTGTACAGCTTATCCATGACGACGGCATCGGCTTTCTGGAAAATTATCCATTCGAGGGCCATGAGGTTGTTTATTGCGACCCGCCCTACCATCCAGAGACACGAAAAAGAGATCGCGTCTACAAATTTGACCTCGGGCATTACGATCATATCCGCTTTCTTAACTTGGTCATCCATCTGAATGCTCGGATAATCATTTCTGGATACGATAACGATATCTATCGTCAGTACCTTAATGACTGGCACGTATATACCTATTCATCAAAAGCCCACGATGGATTGAGAGAGGAGTACCTTTGGTACAACTTTCCGAGACCATCTGAGCTTCATGATTACCGCTATCTCGGATCCAACTTCCGAGAGCGTCAGACTATTCAACGCCGCCTTAAACGGATGAAACGTCGCTTGGAGGAATTGACCGCCCAAGAACGTTCGTTGCTACTGGATTGGCTTACTATCAGGGAGAATCCTGGTGCAGATTAG
- a CDS encoding TIGR03757 family integrating conjugative element protein, with protein MKMIGNTHSISPVVLILVVYGFPPGIAQAVQNEAENPHLVEVFATSGSAITRDADLPRPGSGVIELQIYELDGIQRVEAKLSQGLTADPEQSKRVVLQRFQQLHEEDRAQMQRAAMGLAKALQYGVDRYPAIVFNGEVAIYGVTDIGEALHRYQQWQAGRKQ; from the coding sequence GTGAAAATGATCGGGAACACACATTCAATTAGCCCTGTGGTGCTGATTCTGGTTGTTTACGGGTTTCCCCCCGGCATCGCACAAGCAGTTCAGAACGAGGCAGAGAATCCCCATCTCGTCGAGGTGTTCGCCACGTCCGGCTCCGCGATCACCCGCGATGCCGACCTACCCCGGCCTGGTTCCGGCGTCATCGAACTCCAGATCTACGAACTGGATGGCATCCAGCGTGTCGAGGCGAAGCTGTCCCAAGGCCTTACGGCCGATCCCGAGCAATCCAAACGAGTCGTGCTGCAACGATTCCAGCAACTGCATGAGGAAGATCGTGCACAGATGCAACGTGCTGCGATGGGCTTGGCGAAAGCGCTTCAATACGGCGTCGATCGCTATCCAGCGATCGTATTCAATGGTGAGGTCGCGATCTATGGCGTGACCGACATCGGCGAAGCATTGCATCGGTATCAGCAGTGGCAGGCAGGCCGGAAGCAATGA
- a CDS encoding TIGR03756 family integrating conjugative element protein, which produces MRGQRFLSLGLAALLLMPVAGRAGSITTPEIVAKTTAAALSCMQWMPIGTCFWLRCSWTGCSVRTSLKVGHYNPDLVVSSYNELGGNPWVEIRATLGLAQKAAATGLLGSLLPVPIDSAGNRTEGTSDNRDHKNMIFRETDAIGHPLSSLYGIVAGVGMLCQTETTSFVPYFQSGLDALSWRQEVPEIFYPASFIPGLREIGTWPLQTWGGVYPRTGWTTQAEEPKAAAINAQRAGDIVTRTAQPHVYVPVTASSSSSQRVWSPGPLMEKDHRTGTWQMMVPRTETSCDVFGTNDLGTLTGWGGGRVDSEGDYVWNLWRPYKCCQRRGQWFLFDIDWISYPP; this is translated from the coding sequence ATGAGAGGGCAGCGGTTCCTGTCGCTTGGCCTGGCCGCGTTGCTGTTGATGCCTGTCGCCGGCAGGGCGGGTTCCATCACGACACCGGAGATCGTGGCCAAGACCACGGCCGCGGCATTGTCGTGTATGCAGTGGATGCCCATCGGTACCTGTTTCTGGTTACGCTGTTCCTGGACCGGCTGCAGTGTCAGAACCTCGCTCAAAGTCGGGCATTACAACCCGGATCTGGTGGTCAGCAGCTACAACGAGCTGGGTGGCAACCCCTGGGTGGAGATCCGGGCAACCTTGGGCCTTGCCCAGAAGGCGGCGGCCACCGGGTTGCTCGGGTCACTGCTGCCTGTCCCCATCGACAGCGCCGGCAACCGTACCGAAGGGACATCGGACAACCGCGATCACAAGAACATGATCTTCCGTGAGACGGATGCCATCGGTCATCCGCTCAGTTCGCTCTACGGAATCGTCGCCGGCGTGGGGATGTTATGCCAGACGGAGACAACGTCCTTCGTTCCGTATTTCCAGTCCGGGCTCGATGCGTTGTCCTGGCGTCAGGAGGTGCCGGAGATCTTCTACCCTGCGAGTTTCATCCCGGGGCTGCGTGAGATCGGCACCTGGCCGTTGCAGACCTGGGGTGGCGTGTATCCACGTACCGGCTGGACCACACAAGCGGAGGAACCCAAGGCTGCGGCCATCAACGCGCAGCGCGCAGGTGACATCGTGACCCGTACGGCGCAGCCGCATGTGTACGTTCCGGTTACCGCATCGTCGTCTTCGAGTCAGAGGGTATGGTCTCCCGGTCCGCTGATGGAGAAAGACCACCGCACCGGCACCTGGCAAATGATGGTCCCGCGTACCGAGACGAGCTGTGATGTGTTCGGTACCAATGATCTGGGGACCCTGACCGGCTGGGGCGGCGGTCGGGTCGATAGCGAGGGCGACTATGTCTGGAACCTCTGGCGTCCTTACAAATGTTGTCAGCGGCGCGGCCAGTGGTTCCTATTCGACATCGACTGGATTTCCTATCCACCATGA
- a CDS encoding integrating conjugative element protein, whose protein sequence is MATKHRSSRIIARNTCASILIALSLWNNAYAAKAPTEDSLWYYEIGGAEPVSAPANPSVVSVTLGGSAQLGLGYSCGKFDPVAAVTNTLNDIGAGVDNMMNAMTAAASAAIAALPALILQRANPGLYDMFQNALLQAEETMQLATKSCEQMEAEIAKGKNPYADLITLSKGNDWKLQMGVGGNDAVTAKTAVETSNGDNGVPWIGGQAGGSGQPLLEFTGDIVKAGYNINMNRPVTAVGPVPPASATRLSEVWATPAEARDWVVDVVGENIVTTCDTCRKDSIPGTGLLPKLYQEASAVTVEIQNLVSGATPPTLANLENITAPGVAITRQVIEAIREMPASEQGLIMGRLVSEISTARTVEKALFARRLLLTGRQVPEVYATEVAREHADTSIAELDKEIENLLFETRVRKEVVSDTVSMLLQRAAARRQSSLNTPSVPTIDPRPLSNGRVP, encoded by the coding sequence ATGGCTACGAAACACCGATCTTCTCGGATCATTGCACGGAACACATGCGCGTCGATACTGATCGCGCTGTCGCTATGGAATAACGCCTACGCCGCCAAGGCGCCGACGGAAGACAGCCTGTGGTACTACGAGATCGGTGGCGCGGAACCGGTGTCGGCGCCGGCCAATCCCTCCGTGGTTTCGGTCACCCTGGGCGGCTCTGCGCAGCTGGGTCTTGGATACAGTTGTGGCAAGTTCGATCCCGTCGCGGCGGTCACCAACACGTTGAACGACATCGGTGCCGGTGTCGACAACATGATGAACGCCATGACCGCGGCGGCGAGCGCCGCCATTGCGGCCCTGCCGGCGCTCATTTTGCAACGAGCCAACCCCGGACTCTACGACATGTTCCAGAACGCATTGTTGCAGGCCGAGGAGACCATGCAACTCGCCACCAAGTCTTGCGAGCAGATGGAAGCCGAGATCGCCAAGGGCAAGAATCCCTATGCCGATCTCATCACCTTGTCAAAGGGCAACGACTGGAAACTCCAGATGGGTGTCGGCGGCAACGACGCCGTGACCGCGAAGACCGCGGTCGAGACATCCAACGGCGACAACGGTGTGCCGTGGATCGGTGGCCAGGCCGGCGGTTCGGGGCAGCCGCTCCTGGAGTTCACCGGCGACATCGTCAAGGCCGGTTACAACATCAATATGAACCGGCCCGTCACCGCGGTGGGACCCGTGCCGCCGGCGTCGGCAACCCGGCTGTCCGAGGTCTGGGCCACACCCGCGGAGGCCAGAGATTGGGTGGTGGACGTGGTGGGCGAAAATATCGTCACCACGTGTGATACCTGTCGCAAGGACAGCATTCCCGGCACCGGTCTGTTGCCGAAGCTCTATCAGGAGGCGAGTGCGGTGACGGTGGAGATCCAGAATCTGGTCAGCGGCGCGACGCCGCCGACCCTAGCGAACCTGGAAAACATTACCGCCCCCGGTGTGGCCATCACGCGCCAGGTCATCGAAGCCATCCGGGAAATGCCGGCCTCCGAGCAGGGCCTGATCATGGGCCGACTGGTTTCGGAGATCAGCACCGCGCGCACGGTGGAGAAGGCCCTGTTCGCCCGGCGATTGCTGCTCACCGGCCGTCAGGTACCGGAGGTTTACGCCACGGAAGTGGCCCGTGAGCATGCCGACACCTCCATCGCCGAGCTGGACAAGGAGATCGAGAACCTGCTGTTCGAGACCCGGGTGCGCAAGGAGGTCGTCTCCGACACTGTGAGCATGTTGCTCCAGCGCGCGGCGGCGCGACGCCAGTCATCTCTGAATACACCGTCGGTGCCCACAATCGATCCACGGCCCTTGAGCAATGGCCGCGTTCCGTAA